Proteins co-encoded in one Metabacillus sp. KUDC1714 genomic window:
- the nasC gene encoding assimilatory nitrate reductase catalytic subunit NasC: MTELLLKYFRTKQQEVQSEKVYETQCPFCSMQCKMQLIEQSIVSRKKYTTVGKDNPTSEGRLCIKGMNAHQHPFHQDRITTPLLKVNGEFVRISWQEALTHIKEQFTEIQAVDGLDALSVYGSASITNEEAYLLGKFARVALKTRYIDYNGRLCMSAAATAANQTFGLDRGLTNALTEVPFTRVIILAGTNIAECQPTIMPYFEKAKENGAYIIAIDPRETGTTQIADLHLKVKPGMDAALANGLLKVIIEENLLDEQFIEERATGFEEVREYVTSLSLDELSEMTGVPSEQIRVAAIKFASEESGMLFTARGVEQQIDGTAAVRNLLNILISTGKIGKPYSGYGAITGQGNGQGAREHGQKADQLPGYRLIENEEHRAYISSIWGVDKEELPRKGVSAFEMFKKIDDGEITGMFLMCSNPVVSNPNAHFVKAALKKLKFLVAVDMFISETAKLADLILPASSYLEDEGTMTNLEGRVTLREASRPCPGEVKHDWEIICEIAKVLGKEEYFPYKNAEDIFNELRLASRGGTADYYGITYERIRKEKGILWPCPELDHQGTTRLFEESFAHPDGKAKMIAVPNIPDVPKEKPSEEFPLYLTTGRVMSHYLTGVQTRKSAALAARNFESYLEIHPETAKKYNIDNNRLVSVASKRGKIVVRSKWSDKIRQDTVFVPFHWADSQNVNLLVGEELDPSCKMPGFKVSAVNVTPV; encoded by the coding sequence TTGACCGAGTTATTATTAAAATATTTCCGGACAAAGCAACAAGAAGTACAATCAGAAAAAGTATATGAAACGCAATGTCCGTTTTGTAGTATGCAATGTAAGATGCAATTAATTGAACAATCAATAGTCTCAAGAAAAAAGTATACAACGGTAGGAAAAGACAACCCTACATCTGAAGGTCGATTGTGTATTAAAGGAATGAATGCCCATCAACATCCTTTTCATCAAGATCGCATTACTACTCCTTTATTAAAAGTGAATGGGGAATTTGTTCGAATTTCATGGCAGGAAGCATTAACCCATATTAAAGAGCAATTTACTGAAATCCAAGCGGTCGATGGACTAGATGCATTATCTGTGTATGGCAGTGCCTCTATTACAAATGAAGAAGCATACTTGCTCGGTAAATTCGCCAGAGTCGCATTAAAAACGCGTTATATTGATTACAATGGTCGATTGTGTATGTCTGCAGCAGCAACTGCTGCAAATCAAACCTTTGGTCTCGACCGCGGATTAACAAATGCGTTAACAGAAGTGCCGTTCACACGAGTGATTATTTTAGCTGGAACAAATATTGCCGAATGTCAGCCAACAATTATGCCTTATTTTGAAAAGGCTAAAGAAAATGGTGCCTATATTATTGCGATTGACCCACGTGAAACGGGAACAACGCAAATTGCTGATTTGCACCTAAAGGTGAAACCAGGTATGGATGCTGCCTTGGCTAATGGGTTATTGAAGGTTATTATTGAAGAAAATTTGCTTGATGAGCAATTTATCGAGGAAAGAGCGACAGGATTTGAGGAAGTAAGGGAATATGTAACGTCTTTATCCTTAGACGAACTCTCAGAAATGACTGGCGTTCCGAGTGAACAAATCAGGGTAGCGGCGATTAAATTTGCTAGTGAAGAATCTGGCATGCTTTTTACAGCAAGAGGGGTAGAACAGCAAATTGATGGAACTGCAGCTGTGAGGAATTTACTGAATATTTTGATCTCAACGGGAAAAATAGGCAAACCATACTCTGGCTATGGCGCAATTACAGGGCAAGGAAATGGACAAGGGGCACGCGAGCATGGACAAAAAGCAGACCAATTACCAGGCTATCGATTAATAGAAAATGAAGAACACCGAGCATATATTTCGAGTATTTGGGGTGTTGATAAGGAAGAGCTACCTAGAAAAGGTGTTTCAGCCTTTGAGATGTTTAAAAAGATTGATGACGGCGAAATAACAGGGATGTTTCTTATGTGCTCAAATCCAGTCGTGTCCAACCCAAATGCACATTTTGTAAAAGCTGCTTTAAAAAAGTTAAAGTTTTTAGTTGCTGTTGATATGTTTATTTCTGAGACAGCCAAGCTGGCTGATCTTATCTTACCAGCATCTTCCTACTTAGAAGATGAAGGAACAATGACTAATTTAGAAGGAAGAGTCACCCTCAGAGAAGCGAGCCGTCCATGTCCTGGGGAAGTAAAACATGACTGGGAAATTATTTGCGAGATTGCTAAAGTTCTTGGCAAAGAGGAGTATTTTCCATATAAAAATGCAGAGGATATTTTTAATGAATTAAGATTAGCTAGTAGAGGTGGGACTGCTGATTATTACGGGATAACCTATGAACGTATAAGAAAAGAAAAAGGCATTCTCTGGCCTTGTCCTGAGTTAGATCATCAAGGTACTACACGGCTCTTTGAAGAATCATTTGCCCATCCAGATGGGAAAGCAAAGATGATCGCTGTACCAAATATACCAGACGTGCCTAAGGAAAAACCGAGTGAAGAATTCCCGTTGTATTTAACAACAGGAAGAGTGATGTCACATTATTTAACAGGAGTACAAACAAGGAAAAGTGCTGCACTTGCAGCAAGGAACTTTGAATCCTATCTTGAAATCCACCCAGAGACGGCGAAAAAGTATAACATCGACAATAATCGCTTAGTATCTGTTGCCTCAAAACGAGGAAAGATTGTAGTAAGAAGTAAATGGTCAGATAAAATAAGGCAAGATACTGTGTTTGTTCCATTTCATTGGGCAGATAGTCAAAATGTAAACCTGTTAGTTGGTGAAGAATTAGACCCATCATGTAAAATGCCAGGTTTTAAAGTAAGTGCTGTAAATGTAACACCAGTTTAG
- the nirB gene encoding nitrite reductase large subunit NirB encodes MKQKLVVIGNGMAGVRCVEEILKHNSHDFDISIIGSEPHLNYNRILLSSVLQGEATFQDITINDFEWYEQNRINLFSGEAAIKIDSHKKEITTDQNRLLPYDKLIIATGSSPFVLPVPGVEKNGVVTFRTIEDCKAIIGTSDKAKKAVVIGGGVLGLEAARGLLNLGLDVKVVHNTDYLMQRQLDVTASNMLREKLEQQGIGFLLGKVTQEIVGENKVEGLLFTDGSSIEADLVVMAVGVIPNIEMAKTSGIHTERGIVVNDFMETSISDIYAVGECVQHNGIVYGLVKPLYEQGQVLAKHICGLAEQGYKGSILSTSLKVPGIDLFSVGEFDEDDTTKTLKMLNEMDEVYKKIVVRGDIIVGAVLFGDTNDQSKLLDLIVKRKHVSDEEKRKILDSSNKDASSIKSMKASEIICNCNGVSKGTIIEAVQQKGLTSVEQVKQCTKASGSCGGCKSLVSDLLAYIHSDECEETFQQKSLCACTSLTEDEVVLQIQQRNLSSLQDVFAELGWKTKSGCSSCAPAISYYLAMIYPDTDVLNETFSVNENIGAYLEKDGTYSVVPQMYGGMTNAAEFRRLASIIEKYKITNVGITAEQRIQLKGIEKEHIQAVCSELNMQLSPVRTNTIRHVNTCFGEQICQCENKHALQLAIELEKEMEYLLTPHRVVLGISACKHREIDMITKDISIIGVNSGWEIYVGGSSNPSFKQGELFTVTSNSQEAKQLICGFVQYYRETANYLEQIGEWSERVGLIHIREVLFEDSLRDQLIERLEAEVLPFVGKSV; translated from the coding sequence ATGAAGCAAAAATTGGTAGTTATCGGAAATGGAATGGCGGGTGTCCGCTGTGTTGAAGAGATTTTAAAGCATAATTCTCATGATTTCGATATTTCGATCATTGGGAGTGAACCACACCTTAATTATAATCGGATTTTATTGTCCTCTGTCTTACAAGGAGAGGCAACATTTCAAGATATAACGATTAATGATTTCGAATGGTATGAACAGAATCGAATAAACCTTTTTTCTGGTGAAGCAGCTATTAAAATAGATTCACATAAAAAAGAGATCACTACAGATCAAAATCGCTTATTACCGTATGACAAATTAATTATCGCAACTGGATCGTCACCTTTTGTTCTTCCTGTACCAGGAGTTGAGAAAAATGGAGTTGTTACATTTCGAACAATAGAGGATTGTAAAGCAATTATTGGGACGTCTGATAAGGCCAAAAAAGCTGTCGTTATTGGTGGAGGAGTATTAGGGCTAGAGGCAGCTAGAGGTCTTTTGAATCTTGGTTTAGATGTAAAAGTCGTACACAATACAGATTACTTAATGCAACGTCAACTTGATGTTACTGCGTCAAACATGCTAAGAGAAAAATTAGAGCAACAAGGTATTGGATTTCTTTTAGGTAAGGTAACACAAGAAATCGTTGGTGAAAACAAAGTAGAGGGACTCCTATTTACTGATGGATCTTCAATAGAGGCTGATTTGGTTGTGATGGCTGTTGGTGTTATACCAAATATTGAGATGGCAAAAACCAGCGGAATTCATACGGAACGCGGAATTGTTGTCAATGACTTTATGGAAACCAGTATTTCAGATATTTATGCAGTTGGAGAGTGTGTCCAACATAATGGAATAGTCTATGGATTAGTCAAACCACTATATGAACAAGGCCAAGTACTGGCAAAGCATATATGCGGTCTAGCTGAACAAGGTTATAAGGGCTCAATCTTATCAACTAGCTTAAAGGTTCCTGGTATTGACCTCTTTTCCGTAGGAGAATTTGATGAGGATGATACGACTAAGACGTTAAAGATGCTAAATGAAATGGATGAAGTATATAAAAAAATCGTCGTCCGTGGAGATATAATTGTTGGCGCTGTGTTATTTGGAGATACAAACGATCAATCAAAACTATTAGATTTAATTGTGAAAAGAAAGCATGTTAGTGATGAAGAAAAACGAAAGATCCTCGATTCATCGAATAAGGATGCATCTTCAATAAAATCAATGAAAGCAAGTGAGATCATTTGTAATTGTAATGGTGTATCTAAAGGAACAATTATCGAGGCTGTTCAGCAGAAAGGATTAACATCAGTTGAACAAGTGAAACAGTGTACAAAGGCGTCTGGCTCATGTGGTGGTTGCAAATCACTTGTCTCAGATTTGCTTGCTTATATTCATAGTGATGAGTGTGAGGAAACCTTTCAGCAAAAGTCACTATGTGCTTGTACATCGTTAACAGAGGATGAGGTTGTATTGCAAATTCAACAACGAAATCTATCTTCATTACAAGATGTGTTTGCTGAGCTTGGTTGGAAAACGAAGAGTGGCTGTTCAAGTTGTGCTCCAGCTATTAGTTATTATTTAGCGATGATATACCCAGATACTGATGTTCTGAATGAAACATTCTCTGTTAATGAGAATATTGGGGCCTATCTAGAAAAGGATGGCACGTATTCTGTCGTTCCGCAAATGTATGGAGGGATGACAAACGCAGCAGAGTTTCGCAGGCTTGCTAGTATTATCGAAAAATATAAGATAACTAATGTTGGTATAACAGCTGAACAAAGAATTCAACTAAAAGGTATTGAAAAGGAACATATTCAAGCAGTTTGTTCAGAACTAAATATGCAATTAAGTCCAGTGCGTACTAATACGATTCGTCATGTAAATACTTGTTTTGGTGAACAAATATGTCAGTGTGAAAACAAACACGCCTTACAATTAGCGATAGAATTGGAAAAGGAAATGGAGTATTTATTAACACCTCATAGAGTCGTATTGGGTATATCAGCCTGTAAGCATAGAGAAATAGATATGATAACAAAGGATATTAGTATAATTGGAGTCAACAGTGGATGGGAAATCTACGTGGGTGGAAGTAGCAATCCTAGCTTTAAGCAAGGCGAATTATTTACTGTAACCAGCAATAGTCAGGAAGCAAAACAGTTAATATGTGGATTTGTCCAATATTACAGAGAAACTGCGAACTACCTTGAGCAAATCGGTGAATGGAGCGAAAGAGTAGGCTTGATTCATATAAGGGAAGTACTATTCGAAGATTCATTACGCGACCAGTTAATTGAACGCCTTGAGGCAGAAGTGCTCCCATTTGTAGGGAAGTCTGTTTAA
- a CDS encoding nitrate/nitrite transporter, whose product MKLSELKTSGHPKTLFSSFLYFDVSFMIWVILGALGVFITQDFGLSPSQKGLIVAVPILAGSFFRIVLGILTDRIGPKKTAILGMSITTIPLLWGLIAGNTLPELYMIGILLGVAGASFAVSLPMASRWYPPHLQGLAMGIAGAGNSGTLLATLFGPRLAENFGWHVTMGIAIIPLLITFVIFVVLAKDAPTQPAPQPLANYFKVFAYKDTWFFCLLYSVTFGGFVGLSSFLSMFFVDEYQLSNVQAGDFVTLCVAAGSFFRPVGGLIADRVGGVKVLSFLFIGVAICMVGVSQLPPLFAITALLFVGMMCLGMGNGAVFQLVPQRFQKEIGMITGIVGAAGGIGGFFLPNILGTLKELTGSYASGFITFSVIALLAFVILLLASYSWKKSWNLKSDTVKI is encoded by the coding sequence ATGAAATTATCTGAATTAAAAACAAGCGGTCACCCGAAAACTCTTTTTTCTTCCTTTTTGTATTTTGATGTTAGCTTTATGATTTGGGTTATTCTTGGCGCCCTCGGTGTTTTCATCACTCAAGATTTTGGTTTATCACCATCCCAAAAAGGGCTTATTGTTGCAGTTCCGATTTTAGCCGGTTCCTTCTTCCGAATTGTATTAGGGATATTAACAGACCGAATTGGACCTAAGAAAACAGCTATTTTAGGAATGAGCATTACCACGATCCCTTTACTTTGGGGGTTAATAGCTGGTAACACACTACCTGAGTTATATATGATTGGGATTTTATTAGGGGTTGCTGGTGCAAGCTTCGCCGTTTCTTTACCAATGGCAAGCAGATGGTATCCTCCACACCTCCAAGGCTTAGCAATGGGAATTGCTGGTGCAGGAAACAGTGGTACCTTACTAGCGACATTATTTGGCCCTCGGTTAGCTGAAAACTTCGGCTGGCATGTAACGATGGGAATTGCCATTATTCCACTTCTTATAACATTTGTGATATTTGTTGTTTTAGCGAAGGATGCACCAACACAACCAGCACCACAGCCATTAGCAAACTATTTCAAAGTATTTGCTTATAAAGATACATGGTTTTTCTGTTTACTTTATAGTGTGACATTTGGCGGCTTTGTCGGTCTATCAAGCTTTTTGAGTATGTTTTTTGTTGATGAATATCAATTATCAAATGTCCAAGCAGGAGATTTTGTTACCCTTTGCGTTGCAGCAGGAAGCTTCTTCCGACCTGTAGGTGGTTTAATCGCTGACAGAGTTGGCGGTGTGAAGGTTTTATCCTTCCTCTTTATTGGGGTTGCCATTTGTATGGTTGGCGTTAGTCAACTACCTCCGTTATTCGCAATTACTGCTCTATTATTTGTCGGTATGATGTGTTTAGGTATGGGAAATGGTGCAGTATTCCAATTAGTCCCACAGCGTTTCCAAAAGGAAATTGGGATGATCACAGGAATCGTTGGCGCTGCAGGCGGTATTGGCGGCTTCTTCTTACCAAACATTTTAGGTACATTAAAAGAACTGACAGGCTCTTACGCTTCTGGATTTATTACCTTTTCTGTCATAGCTTTGCTAGCATTTGTTATTTTGCTACTAGCAAGCTACTCTTGGAAGAAATCATGGAATTTAAAAAGCGATACTGTAAAGATTTAA
- a CDS encoding MarR family winged helix-turn-helix transcriptional regulator produces the protein MENTNKLFHTLYRKTRFMTKELNEQLQKHDLYSSQWSILYCLKINGPMTQSDIWRYLVVEAPTVTRTLVKLEESGWVKRTQGSDKRERLVSLTDKAIQHLPAVEDEVKSFEQRMVKSLSNEEKDYFFHLLNKLGTTSLEEEE, from the coding sequence ATGGAAAACACAAACAAGCTATTCCACACACTTTATCGGAAAACTCGCTTCATGACAAAAGAACTAAATGAACAGTTGCAAAAACACGATTTATATAGTTCCCAGTGGTCGATTCTTTATTGCCTAAAGATTAATGGACCAATGACACAGAGTGATATTTGGCGTTATTTAGTAGTTGAAGCACCTACAGTTACGCGAACCTTGGTGAAGCTCGAGGAAAGTGGTTGGGTAAAACGAACACAGGGTAGCGATAAACGTGAACGTCTTGTATCACTGACAGATAAAGCCATTCAACATTTACCAGCTGTTGAAGATGAAGTTAAATCCTTTGAACAGAGGATGGTCAAAAGTTTATCAAACGAAGAAAAGGATTACTTCTTCCACTTATTAAACAAACTAGGTACAACATCACTTGAAGAGGAGGAATAA
- a CDS encoding MFS transporter: protein MNNESKQPIWTKSFISISLSNFFIFIAFYGLLTSLPIYVVDELHRSEIDAGLIVTIFLLSAIIVRPFSGKLLEDFGKKRMLMISLILFTICSFMYLLIENYTLLLALRFFQGIWFSIATTATGGIAADLVPIKRRGEGLGYFVMSTNLAVVFGPLIALTLIQVASFTILFLVFALLITAGVLFTASSKINEAASKETKSKKKLQFSDLIDRKALPIAFIGSLVAVAYSSVLSFLSIYAQELNLLDAASFFFVVFAVVMLVARPFSGRLFDSKGPHIVIYPALGLFLIGLVLLSLTQTSFMLLLSGAFIGLGYGTVVPSLQTLAIQATDRNRSGHATATFFTLFDTGIAAGSYILGIVATQLGYGQLYFYTAIFMIIVIVCYKLVLHRKEVTKFNLKETH from the coding sequence ATGAACAATGAAAGCAAACAACCAATTTGGACCAAAAGCTTTATCAGTATTTCCTTGAGTAACTTTTTTATCTTTATTGCCTTTTACGGCTTATTAACCTCCTTACCAATATATGTAGTCGATGAACTACATCGTTCTGAGATAGATGCAGGTCTTATCGTAACGATCTTCCTTCTTTCCGCCATCATCGTTCGACCATTTTCAGGGAAGTTATTAGAGGATTTTGGCAAAAAAAGAATGTTAATGATAAGTCTTATTCTTTTTACAATATGCTCGTTTATGTACCTTTTGATTGAAAACTATACGTTATTACTAGCACTGCGATTCTTTCAAGGAATTTGGTTTAGTATTGCTACGACAGCAACCGGTGGGATAGCAGCAGATCTCGTTCCAATAAAAAGGCGTGGAGAAGGTCTTGGATACTTCGTGATGTCGACGAACCTCGCTGTTGTTTTTGGTCCACTAATTGCACTAACTCTAATACAAGTTGCATCATTTACTATTCTCTTTCTTGTATTTGCTTTATTAATTACAGCAGGAGTACTGTTTACTGCTTCAAGTAAAATAAATGAAGCAGCTTCAAAAGAAACGAAGAGCAAGAAAAAGTTACAGTTTTCCGACCTAATTGATCGAAAGGCATTACCAATTGCTTTTATCGGTAGTTTAGTTGCAGTTGCTTATTCAAGTGTACTGTCATTTTTATCTATTTATGCACAAGAGCTCAATTTATTAGATGCGGCTAGCTTTTTCTTCGTAGTCTTTGCTGTTGTCATGCTAGTTGCTCGTCCTTTTAGTGGCCGTTTATTTGATTCAAAAGGTCCCCATATTGTTATCTATCCAGCACTCGGATTATTCCTGATCGGATTGGTTCTATTAAGTTTGACTCAAACTTCGTTCATGCTGCTGTTATCAGGTGCATTCATTGGACTTGGTTATGGAACCGTCGTACCTTCCTTGCAAACACTTGCCATTCAAGCAACTGATCGTAATAGAAGCGGGCATGCTACAGCAACATTTTTCACACTCTTCGATACAGGAATTGCTGCAGGCTCATACATCCTAGGCATTGTTGCTACACAGCTTGGTTATGGCCAGCTATATTTCTATACAGCTATATTTATGATTATTGTCATTGTATGTTATAAATTGGTCTTACATCGAAAAGAAGTGACAAAGTTCAATTTGAAGGAGACTCACTAA
- a CDS encoding aldo/keto reductase, translated as MNYRQLGDTELKVSELSFGTWAIGGSWGKSDDQEALKGLEHAMDAGVNFFDTADVYGDGHSEELLAKATKGKEDKIHIATKFCRAGDIFDPETYSEKSITEYCEASLKRLQREAIDLYQIHCPPMEILKSGSVFNVLDKLQQQGKIRHYGVSVETVEEGLLCLEQENVKALQVIFNIFRQKAVTELLPQAKEKGVGLLARVPLASGLLTGKFTKQATFEADDHRSFNKDGEHFNVGETFAGVEFSKGVELSEQLSWIADGRGNMTRAALRWILDHEEITTVIPGFKTVKQVEDNLQATEVQSFSEAELKQLSTFYQQEIHPNIRGVY; from the coding sequence ATGAATTATCGTCAACTAGGAGATACTGAGTTAAAGGTCAGTGAATTAAGCTTTGGCACATGGGCAATTGGTGGCTCTTGGGGGAAATCTGATGACCAGGAAGCGTTAAAGGGATTAGAGCATGCGATGGATGCAGGGGTCAACTTCTTTGATACTGCAGATGTCTATGGCGATGGCCACAGTGAAGAGTTATTGGCAAAAGCGACAAAGGGAAAGGAAGACAAAATTCACATTGCGACAAAGTTTTGCCGTGCAGGTGATATTTTTGATCCAGAAACCTATTCTGAAAAGTCTATAACTGAGTATTGTGAAGCAAGTTTAAAAAGACTTCAACGTGAAGCGATTGATCTATATCAAATTCACTGTCCACCAATGGAAATCCTTAAAAGTGGCAGTGTCTTTAATGTGCTAGATAAGCTGCAACAACAAGGGAAAATCCGCCACTATGGTGTGAGTGTTGAAACGGTGGAAGAGGGTTTACTTTGTTTGGAGCAAGAGAATGTAAAAGCGCTGCAAGTTATTTTTAATATCTTCCGCCAAAAGGCAGTTACTGAATTACTTCCACAAGCAAAAGAAAAAGGTGTTGGTCTATTAGCACGAGTTCCTTTAGCAAGTGGATTGTTAACGGGTAAATTTACAAAACAAGCAACATTTGAGGCAGATGACCATCGTAGCTTCAATAAAGATGGTGAGCACTTCAATGTAGGTGAAACGTTTGCGGGTGTAGAGTTTTCAAAAGGAGTCGAGTTAAGTGAACAACTTAGCTGGATCGCTGATGGACGTGGAAATATGACAAGAGCAGCATTGCGTTGGATTCTTGACCATGAGGAAATTACCACTGTTATACCTGGATTTAAAACAGTTAAACAAGTTGAAGATAATCTGCAAGCAACTGAGGTTCAATCATTTAGTGAAGCAGAATTAAAACAACTATCAACATTTTATCAACAGGAAATCCATCCGAATATTCGCGGTGTCTACTAA
- a CDS encoding uroporphyrinogen-III synthase has translation MKRLNGITIALAGQRKSEELSKLVENLGGVALVRPAQGTVFLDDSNVEKEIQALVDGNFDWLIFTTGLGTDKLYQTAVNIGLGEKFIEALSKSKVAARGYKTVNVLKKLGIIPVVRDDDGSTAGLVRELNAHRLTGLRVALQLHGDPAPVLIDWLEEQGAEYREILPYKHIPPKPEVMEQLVGEILKGEVDAVNFTSTPQARFLMAHAKEKGVEKEVLHAFATNVIAVSVGKVTAQALREVGITRMVVPEEERMGSAIIALVHYYQELQANKPE, from the coding sequence GTGAAACGATTAAATGGCATAACCATTGCACTGGCAGGACAGAGAAAGTCTGAGGAATTAAGTAAGCTAGTTGAGAATTTAGGTGGTGTCGCTTTAGTGCGCCCAGCGCAGGGTACTGTGTTTCTTGATGATTCAAATGTGGAAAAAGAAATCCAAGCATTGGTGGATGGGAACTTTGATTGGCTTATTTTCACGACAGGCTTAGGGACAGACAAACTTTATCAAACGGCTGTGAATATCGGCTTAGGTGAAAAATTTATTGAAGCCTTAAGCAAATCAAAGGTGGCAGCAAGAGGATATAAAACGGTTAATGTATTAAAGAAGCTAGGAATTATACCTGTTGTAAGAGATGATGATGGGAGCACAGCTGGGCTAGTAAGAGAATTAAATGCCCACCGTTTAACGGGCTTACGAGTTGCTCTTCAGCTACATGGTGATCCAGCTCCAGTATTGATTGACTGGCTAGAGGAACAAGGTGCTGAATATAGAGAAATCTTACCGTATAAGCATATTCCGCCTAAACCTGAAGTGATGGAGCAACTAGTTGGTGAAATTTTAAAAGGTGAGGTTGATGCAGTAAACTTCACTAGCACACCACAAGCGCGTTTTTTAATGGCACATGCTAAGGAAAAGGGTGTAGAGAAGGAAGTATTACACGCCTTTGCAACAAATGTTATTGCTGTTTCAGTTGGGAAAGTTACTGCCCAAGCATTGCGAGAAGTTGGCATTACTCGAATGGTTGTACCAGAAGAGGAGCGAATGGGTAGTGCGATCATAGCGCTAGTTCATTATTATCAGGAGTTACAAGCGAACAAACCTGAATAG
- the purU gene encoding formyltetrahydrofolate deformylase, whose amino-acid sequence MNSYIKDQIELFQERNQNRGRLLVSCPDKPGIVSTISKFLFSHHANIIESSQYSTNPEDGTFFIRIEFECPNLKEKAKDMEHQFAELAKEFSFEWKLTHVYNVKKAAIFVSKELHCLLELLWEWQSGDLMADIALVISNHEEARDVVEGLNIPFYHIPANKDIRAQVEEQQLQLLKDYDIDLIVLARYMQILTPNFVAANPNKIINIHHSFLPAFIGARPYERAYGRGVKLIGATSHYVTNDLDEGPIIEQDIGRVDHRDNVDNLKKIGRSIERSVLARAVKWHLEDRIIVHQNKTIVF is encoded by the coding sequence ATGAATTCATATATTAAGGATCAAATAGAATTATTTCAGGAACGTAATCAGAATCGTGGACGTCTTTTAGTTAGTTGTCCGGATAAACCAGGGATTGTTTCGACAATCTCGAAATTTTTGTTTTCACATCATGCAAATATCATTGAATCAAGCCAGTATTCAACAAATCCAGAGGATGGAACGTTTTTCATTCGTATTGAGTTTGAATGCCCTAATCTTAAGGAGAAAGCGAAAGACATGGAGCATCAGTTTGCTGAATTGGCAAAAGAATTTTCATTTGAATGGAAATTAACTCATGTTTACAATGTGAAAAAAGCGGCTATCTTCGTATCAAAAGAGCTACACTGCTTGCTTGAGCTTTTATGGGAATGGCAAAGTGGCGATTTAATGGCTGATATTGCTCTTGTCATAAGTAATCACGAGGAAGCAAGAGATGTTGTGGAAGGACTTAATATCCCGTTTTATCACATTCCAGCTAATAAAGATATTCGGGCTCAAGTCGAAGAACAGCAGTTACAGCTATTAAAAGATTATGATATTGATTTAATTGTACTAGCTCGTTATATGCAAATCCTAACACCAAATTTTGTAGCAGCGAACCCTAATAAAATTATTAATATCCATCATTCATTCTTACCTGCCTTTATTGGAGCAAGACCATATGAACGAGCGTATGGACGCGGCGTAAAATTAATTGGTGCAACCTCACATTATGTTACAAATGATCTTGATGAAGGACCAATTATCGAGCAGGATATCGGTCGTGTCGATCACCGAGATAATGTTGATAATTTGAAAAAAATTGGTCGTTCGATTGAAAGAAGCGTACTAGCAAGAGCAGTAAAATGGCATTTGGAAGACCGTATTATTGTTCATCAAAATAAAACGATTGTTTTTTAA
- a CDS encoding threonine/serine exporter family protein, with product MIEQFITSFIASSAFGIIFNAPVKTLFKCGFVGMVGWMVYIGLYEYTLDSVFATLIASFFIAIISQFFAKAYKTPMIIFNVSGIIPLVPGGLAYDAMRRVVENDYNAAIPLAAKAFMISGAIAIGLVLSEVINQIIRKASLRKMVQ from the coding sequence ATGATCGAACAGTTTATTACTAGCTTTATTGCGTCATCTGCATTTGGAATTATCTTTAATGCACCAGTAAAAACGTTATTCAAGTGTGGTTTTGTAGGTATGGTCGGCTGGATGGTTTATATTGGTCTTTATGAATACACACTAGATAGTGTTTTTGCGACACTAATTGCATCTTTCTTTATAGCAATTATTAGTCAATTTTTTGCTAAGGCCTATAAAACACCAATGATTATTTTTAATGTTTCAGGTATCATACCACTAGTACCAGGTGGTTTAGCTTACGATGCAATGAGGCGGGTCGTAGAAAATGATTATAATGCCGCAATTCCTCTTGCTGCAAAAGCGTTTATGATCTCTGGTGCAATTGCAATCGGGTTAGTTTTATCAGAGGTTATTAACCAGATTATTCGAAAGGCCAGTCTTAGGAAAATGGTACAATAA